TTCCAGTCACCTTCTAATACAACGGCAAAGTCAATTCACGATGTAAAAGCAGATAAAAAGGTAATTATCTTCTGGTCATCTACATGCTCGCACTGTGAAAGTGAACTTCCGAAGCTTTTAGAAAAGTATAACGACCTTAAATCGAAAAATATTCAGGTTATTGCTTTGTCTTTGGATGTGGATAAAGGTTCATATTCTAAAAAAATTACTGCATTTCCCTGGATTAATGATTCAGAATTGAGAGGATGGAACAGTAGTTATGTAGATACATACAATGTTCATGCAACTCCGACGTATTTTATTTTAGATGCTAACAATAAGATAATCAACAAACCAGATCATGTTGGAGATGTTTTAGAATATTTTAAGCTAAAATAATTTTGGTAGTAAATAAATATTTTCTATATTTGCACCACCAAAAGGCGAGGTAGCTCAGTTGGTTAGAGCGCAGGATTCATAACCCTGAGGTCACGGGTTCAATTCCCGTCTTCGCTACAAAAGACCGCAATCAATCGATTGCGGTCTTTCTTTTTTTTGTACCCAACTCTTCTTGCGATTTCTACATTTTAAAAATAAAAAAATGGTATTTCTGGGATCAGGTGCAAAAGTTGGGGGCTAAGCAAAAAGTTTGGTTAATCTGAATAAAAAAAATGTTCTGTCCTTCACCCCTCTGAGCTGTATCCTGAAGTTTTTGATTTTAGCATTTAAAGATTCAGCCGCTGCGTTAGTGCTTCTTTTATCAAAATAATTTAGAATATCTCTGTAATGGTGCATTATGGTCTTCCTTAAGGTGGAAAAAGATCTAAAATCTGCTTCTTCAACCTTTTTAAACCAATGCGCAAGTTTAGTCATAGCCACAGATTTTGTAATAGGCTGATTATAGATCTTTTTTTAACCTAAATGGTAATCCGCTTGCTGCAGAAGCATTGTTTTTCAATTCCGATGATCGAAAGATGTATGATTAGTAAATATATAACATGTTGTCATCTTCTCCAAAGCGGATGCTGAACTACTTATTCCGTTTCGCAGCCACAGCACAGGGCTGAACTTGTTTCTGGATTCGGTACAACTAAAAGAAAAAGCGCTTCACGACACCGTAGCAGGTTTACTGGCAATTGATCCCTCGAAAGCACATTGGGCGGAAGTGATTCCCTATAGAAAAAAGGGCGAATGGGGCTGTCTTGAAGCAAAGGAACATCTGGAGGAACATTCATCATTTAATTGCCACTTATTCCAAATTTAACATATCTTTGGATGATGATGAAACCTTAACCGAATTGCGAATTTATTAAATGTACTGCTGAAGGTAGAGAATGAGCAATTGGGGTTTAAAAAATTAAAATTATGACAAATAACGAAGAAATCATTAGAATCATATTAAATAAAGATATTGATGCTTTAAAAGAATGGATAAATAATGGTGGTGATGCAACGACTTTAATTGGAGATTCTGAATATGCAGAAAGTCTAATAAATTATATCATAGATGAAATTGAAGATGAGGACGGAGAGAATATTTACCTTCAAATGTT
This genomic window from Chryseobacterium sp. MEBOG06 contains:
- a CDS encoding transposase: MYNQPITKSVAMTKLAHWFKKVEEADFRSFSTLRKTIMHHYRDILNYFDKRSTNAAAESLNAKIKNFRIQLRGVKDRTFFLFRLTKLFA